A portion of the Streptomyces sp. NBC_00376 genome contains these proteins:
- a CDS encoding ketosynthase has product MTMPLVQPMAVVAGACRAPWGAAADGLPGAAPVPLPNVPGFVTSRFSPLVAAAVDACLGGPQDDSGPVAGRGERTAIVLATACGDITTTDTATRRMVAGQVHSPLLFFQSVTTSVLGHVSRCYGITGPVSCVSDGGELAPRALELAGVMLEDDWLDQVLLIGVDIAAAERVGWVRDHLDGAYPLGPLPRGDAVVTLLLRRGPDADGPSPAPPPAAPPPAEYGWLAPLVALCPATGPRPTA; this is encoded by the coding sequence ATGACGATGCCGCTCGTACAGCCGATGGCCGTCGTGGCCGGGGCCTGCCGGGCACCCTGGGGAGCGGCCGCCGACGGCCTGCCCGGTGCGGCACCGGTCCCGCTGCCCAACGTCCCCGGCTTCGTGACCTCGCGGTTCAGTCCGCTGGTCGCCGCGGCCGTGGACGCCTGCCTGGGCGGACCGCAGGACGACTCCGGCCCGGTGGCCGGCCGCGGCGAGCGGACCGCGATCGTGCTCGCCACCGCCTGCGGGGACATCACCACGACGGACACCGCCACCCGGCGCATGGTCGCCGGGCAGGTGCACAGCCCGCTGCTGTTCTTCCAGTCGGTGACGACCTCGGTGCTCGGTCACGTCAGCAGGTGCTACGGCATCACCGGCCCGGTCAGCTGCGTCTCGGACGGCGGCGAACTCGCCCCGCGGGCACTGGAGCTGGCCGGGGTCATGCTGGAGGACGACTGGCTCGACCAGGTGCTGCTGATCGGCGTCGACATCGCGGCCGCCGAGCGCGTCGGCTGGGTGCGCGACCACCTGGACGGGGCGTACCCCCTGGGCCCGCTGCCGCGCGGGGACGCCGTCGTCACACTGCTGCTCCGCCGCGGCCCGGACGCCGACGGGCCCTCGCCGGCCCCGCCCCCCGCCGCACCGCCGCCGGCCGAGTACGGCTGGCTGGCCCCGCTGGTCGCGCTCTGCCCGGCGACCGGGCCGCGGCCCACCGCCTGA